The genomic DNA AGCAGTCGACCATGATCACCACGCCCGCGTCGGGACCCGCGGAACCGAACTGCATACGCGCCGGGTCGGCGGCGGGCAGCGGCATGCCGCCCGTCGTGCCGCCGCCCGTCGAGGCGACGGTGACGATCGCGTTGACCTCGCGGCCGCCCTCGGGCAGGTATTCGTTCTGGTAGACCTCGACCGAGAACTCCGGCGCGTTCGACTTCGAGAAGTTGGCCATCTCGTCCCCTCCCACTGATGGTATTTAGATCTATGTAGACAATTCACCGGGCAAGAGAGGCTGCCTACGTTACGCGCGCCGCCCCCCGTGGCGGATCAAACCCCCTCGTGTCCCCCCTCCATCACGAAGGGCCTGCCCCGCCCGCCGGGCCGGGGAACGGGAGTACCGCCACTGTTACGTTGTCGTGGCCGCCCCCGTCCAGGGCGTGGCCGACGAGCACCTGGGCCGCGTGCAGCGGCCGGGTCGCGGCGTCCGGCGGCACCGCGGCGGCCAGTTCCGCCGCCGCCTCGGCGTAGTTCCACAGCCCGTCGGTGCACACGATCACCACGCCCGGCCCGTCCGGCTTGAACGAGGCGGTGTGCGGGTCGAGTTCGTGCGCGTCCGCGCCCAGCCAGCCGGTGATCGCGTGCGCGCGCTCGTCCGCGTACGCGTCCGCCTCGGACATCAGCCCGGCGGCGACCATCTGCGCGGCCCACGAGTCGTCCTCGGTGAGCCGGGCCGACGGCGCGGCGCGGTCGTCCGGCACCCAGTACGCGCGCGAGTCCCCGACCCAGCCGACGGTCAGGATGCCGCCGGCGATCACCGCGCTGACGATCGTGCAGGCCGGCGCGTTCTGGTGGCTCAGCGGCGAGTGCTGTGCGGCCAGTTCGTTGACCGAGCCCGCGGCGGCCAGCAGCGCCTCGTGCATCGCCTGCTGCGGGTGCAGCCCGCGGCCCAGCGTGGCCTGCAGCGACGCCCCCGCGGCGACGCTGGCGGCGGCGGACGCCTCGTCCGGGCGGCCGGCGGAGGACACGCCGTCGCAGACGACGGCGACCGTGGCGGGCGCGCCGTTGGGCAGGACGGTGTCCGCGATGGCGAAGAAGTCCTCGTTGCGGTGGTGGCGCAGGCCCCGGTCGCTGACCGCGGCGACGCCCTCCACCTCGTGCTCCATGTGGTCCCGCTCGCGCGGCTGCGCGTGGCCGCAGCGCTCGCAGTAGCCGTCGACGTCGATCGCGCCCGTACGGCACGCGATGCAGCGCCGCCCCGGCGGCACCGGACCTGCGGCCGGTGCCCCGGCGGCGGCCGGGGCGTCCGGGGCGGCGGTGCCGAGCGCCGCGCGCGGGTCGGCGCCCTGCGGCGCCACCGGCTCGGCGATGCGCTGGTGCTCCGGGTCCCCCCCGGGCGTGTCCAGCAGGAACTCGCCGGATTCCCCGCCGCCCTCCGGGGCGGCCCCGGGGCCCGCGATGCGGTAACTGCCGGTGCGCTGCCCCTCCGAGGGACGGCTGTCCGGCGCGGCGACCCGGCCGGCGGGCGGCGCGCCCGCGGGAGCCGCGGCGGGCGCGGCGCCGTTGGGACCCGCCGCGGGTGCCGCGGCCGCCGGCGCGGCCGCCGCGGGGGCGGGCGCGGCGAGATCCGCGCCGCACGCCCCGCAGAACAGGTCACCCTCCTCCAGCGGCTCCTCGCACGAGGGGCACGAGTTCAGTTGGGATACGGGAGGTGTGTTCGCCATGGGCTTTCCTCTCATACCCAGGTCTTCGGCCGGTAGCGGTTGGCCCGTTCGACCATGTCGATCCGCTCATGGCCGTGCTGTGCGAGACGGGCCAGCACGCGGAAGGAGTTTTCCAGACCGAACCGCAGTCCGTCCTCGTCCAGCGCGCACCCCAGCAGTGCCGGCTGCGGCGGACCCGAGGGGGCGGCCGGGACCGCGCCGGCCCCGGTACGGCCCGTCAGCACCCAGTCCAGCGCACTGCCCAGCACCTCGGTGGAGAGCCGGGCTCTGCGGCCCGCGTCCAGGCCCACGTCCTGCAGCCGCTCCACCTGCGTACCGGCCGCGTGCAGATCGGTCAGCAGCGGCTCCTGCGGGGCGCGCTGGCGCAGCCGGGCCCTGATCGCCGCGACCCGCGCGGCGGTGTAGTGGATCGACGCCTCCGGTACGGACTCCAGCGCCCGTACCGCACCGGACCTGTCGGCGGCGGCGAGCCGCACCCGGGCGAGCCCGAACGCGGCGCTGACGTAGGCCGGGTCGGTCGTCCACACCAGCCGGTAGTACTCGGTGGCGTTGTCCAACTGGCCCAGCACCTCGGCGCAGATGCCCAGCGCCAGCTTCGGTGCGGGCTCGCCGGGGAAGGCGTCGTAGATCGCGTCGAAGGACAGCGCGGCGGTCTCGAAGTCGCGGGTGGCCAGGGCCTGGAGGCCGCGGTACCAGACGATCCGCCAGTCGTCGGGGTGCTGCTCGCCCAGCTCGGTCAGCGAGGAGCCGGTCGCGGCCAGGTCGCCCAGCTCCAGATGGGCGCGCACCCGGCGCAACTGCAGCTCGATGGAGTCCGTCGGCGCGTTGGACAGGGCGGCGGTCAGCTCCGCAGGCGCGGACGCCATCAGGCCCGCGAGGAAGCCCGCGTTGGGGTCGCTGGGGCTCACCCGCGGCACCGGCAGCGCCAGCGCCGCCGCGGGGGAGTCCAGCGGCAGCGTGTCCGCGATCTGCGCGGGCAGCGCCACCTGCGTGCCCATCCCCTGCCCGCCGCCCGGCAACTGCGGCGGTACGCCCTGCGCGGGCGGCAGCGCCGGGACGCCGTTGCCGGCGGCCCGCACGGCGCGCTCGCGCTTGTTGACGGGCCGGGCGCCGAGCTGCGAGGTCTCGCCGGTCGCCGGCGGGAACAGCTCGGTGTCCACCACGCGCAGCTCGGGACCGAAGAGCGTGGACAGCGCCGGCTGCGGCTTGCCCGTCTGCAGCGCCACGACCTCCCGCAGCACGCCCGTCAGTTGCTCGGACATCTCCGCGGCCGAGGCGAACCTGCGGGCCGGGTCGGGGTCGGTGGCGCGGACCAGCAGGCGGTAGAAGGACTCGTACCGGTTGAAGACGTCGATCGAGTCGGGGTCGGGCAGGGTGTCGACGAAGACGTTGGTGTAGCCCTGGAAGTCGAAGGTCAGCACGGCCAGCGTGCGCGCCACCGTGTACAGGTCGGAGGCGATGGACGGGCCGACGTCGGCCACCTCGGGCGCCTGGTAGCCCACCGTGCCGAAGATCGCGGACTCGTCGTCGTCCATGCGGCGCACCGCGCCCATGTCGATCAGCTTGAGCTGGTCGCCCTGCTGGATGGCGTTGTCGACCTTGAAGTCGCAGTAGAGCAGGTTGCGGCTGTGCAGGTGGCCGAGCGCCTCCAGCGCCTCGATGCCGTACGCGCACGCCACCTCGACCGGCAGCGGGTCGCGCTTGCCGTCCGGCGTGCGCCGCTCGTTGGCGATCTCCTTCATCGACTTGCCGCCGACGTACTCCATGACGATGTAGCCGTCGAGGCTGCCGGTGCGCTGGTCCAGGTGCTCGACGAAGTTGTAGATGCGCACGATGCCCGCGTGCTCGATCTCCGCGAGGAACCGGCGCTCGGAGACGGCCGCCGCGATGGCGTCCTCGTCACCGGTGTTCAGCAGGCCCTTCAGGACCACCCAGCGGTCGGCGACCGCGCGGTCGATCGCCAGGTAGATCCAGCCCAGGCCGCCGTGCGCGAGGCAGCCCGCGACCTGGTACTGCCCGTGGACGATGTCGCCCTCCTGGAGCTTGGGCACGAAGGAGTACGGCTGCCCGCACTTGGTGCAGAAGCCCTCCGTACGCCCCGCCCGCCCGCCGCGCGAACGGCCCACCGGCGCCCCGCACTCGCTGCGGCTGCAGTACCGCTTGCGCTCGGGCACCTCGGGGTTCGCCAGCACCGCCGTGCGCGGGTCCGGCCGCGGCACCTCCGGCACCGTCACCAGGCCCGCGCCCAGCTTGCCGCGGGAGGCCACCGCGGACGTACGCGAGCTCTTCACCGAGACGGAACGGCCCGTCGACGCCCCGGTCAGCGCGCGCGACAGCCGCCCGGACACCGACCGGCGCGACGCCCGCGAACTGCTCCGCGACGTGCTGCTCGACCGGCTCGACGCGCTGGAACTGCTCGACGACGAACTGCCCCTGCTGCCCCGGCTGCCGCGGCGGTGCCCCGTCACCCCGGTGGGCGCCGAGCCGACGACGCCGTCCGGCGAGACGACGGGGGCGAGCCCGCAGGTGTCGCAGTACAGCTCGCCGCCGCCGACGTCCTCGTACGTGCCTCCGCAGCCCGGCCGCTGACATGCCTGCGCGTTGCTCATGACTCCCCCAACTCCGTTCCTTCCAGCCTCACGCCGTGCCCCCGGGGCGGTCCACCGGGCCCGCGAGCACCTCCGCCGTGGCCCGCTGGTAGCGCTGCACCGCCTGCTCCGCCGCGATCAGGTCGCAGGGCGCCGACCACAGCAGCCGGCGCGCCGCGTCGTACCGCTCCACCAGGATGCGGTCCTCGGCGAAGCCGTGCCGGGCCACCTTCGCCTTGTACGCGTCCAGCCGGCCGCGCAGCTCCGCGCGCACGGCCAGCGGCGCGGTCACCGCCGTCAGCGACTCCCGCGCCCGTAGCAACTCCTCCTCGGCCCGCTGCTCCAGGCTCTCCAGCAGCGGCGAGAGCCGGTGCCACTGGGCGCGCCTGCGGAACTCGACCGCGTTGGCCAACTGCTCGTTCAGCGCGGTCGGCGGGCCGCTCACGGCCGGCACCTCGGACGCCGCTATCTTCGCCAGCACCTCGCCGCGCGCCCGCCGGGCCTCGCCCAGCGTACGGTCCGCGCGCGACAGCACGTCGCGCACCCTGATCAGCCGCTCCTCCGCGTCCTGCCGGACGTGCAGCACGGCGTCGATCTCCCGGCGCACGTCCTCCAGACCGCGCGCCGCCGCGTCGTAGCGCGCGGTGTCCGGCGTGCCGCCGCCGGGCGCCGCGCCAGGGCTGCGCCCCGCGGGCCGGGACCAGAACGCGAGCGGGTCGCGCACCACCTCGTCGCGCAGCGACGCCAGTTCCGCCGTGATCCGCTCCAGGTCGTCGCCCGCCGGGTGCTCCCCGGAACGTA from Streptomyces sp. CMB-StM0423 includes the following:
- a CDS encoding PP2C family serine/threonine-protein phosphatase encodes the protein MANTPPVSQLNSCPSCEEPLEEGDLFCGACGADLAAPAPAAAAPAAAAPAAGPNGAAPAAAPAGAPPAGRVAAPDSRPSEGQRTGSYRIAGPGAAPEGGGESGEFLLDTPGGDPEHQRIAEPVAPQGADPRAALGTAAPDAPAAAGAPAAGPVPPGRRCIACRTGAIDVDGYCERCGHAQPRERDHMEHEVEGVAAVSDRGLRHHRNEDFFAIADTVLPNGAPATVAVVCDGVSSAGRPDEASAAASVAAGASLQATLGRGLHPQQAMHEALLAAAGSVNELAAQHSPLSHQNAPACTIVSAVIAGGILTVGWVGDSRAYWVPDDRAAPSARLTEDDSWAAQMVAAGLMSEADAYADERAHAITGWLGADAHELDPHTASFKPDGPGVVIVCTDGLWNYAEAAAELAAAVPPDAATRPLHAAQVLVGHALDGGGHDNVTVAVLPFPGPAGGAGPS
- a CDS encoding tetratricopeptide repeat protein: MASRGKLGAGLVTVPEVPRPDPRTAVLANPEVPERKRYCSRSECGAPVGRSRGGRAGRTEGFCTKCGQPYSFVPKLQEGDIVHGQYQVAGCLAHGGLGWIYLAIDRAVADRWVVLKGLLNTGDEDAIAAAVSERRFLAEIEHAGIVRIYNFVEHLDQRTGSLDGYIVMEYVGGKSMKEIANERRTPDGKRDPLPVEVACAYGIEALEALGHLHSRNLLYCDFKVDNAIQQGDQLKLIDMGAVRRMDDDESAIFGTVGYQAPEVADVGPSIASDLYTVARTLAVLTFDFQGYTNVFVDTLPDPDSIDVFNRYESFYRLLVRATDPDPARRFASAAEMSEQLTGVLREVVALQTGKPQPALSTLFGPELRVVDTELFPPATGETSQLGARPVNKRERAVRAAGNGVPALPPAQGVPPQLPGGGQGMGTQVALPAQIADTLPLDSPAAALALPVPRVSPSDPNAGFLAGLMASAPAELTAALSNAPTDSIELQLRRVRAHLELGDLAATGSSLTELGEQHPDDWRIVWYRGLQALATRDFETAALSFDAIYDAFPGEPAPKLALGICAEVLGQLDNATEYYRLVWTTDPAYVSAAFGLARVRLAAADRSGAVRALESVPEASIHYTAARVAAIRARLRQRAPQEPLLTDLHAAGTQVERLQDVGLDAGRRARLSTEVLGSALDWVLTGRTGAGAVPAAPSGPPQPALLGCALDEDGLRFGLENSFRVLARLAQHGHERIDMVERANRYRPKTWV